A genomic stretch from Falco cherrug isolate bFalChe1 chromosome 1, bFalChe1.pri, whole genome shotgun sequence includes:
- the LOC102049226 gene encoding 5-hydroxytryptamine receptor 7-like, whose translation MLLRVSPRRFLEHHLLFVENAEQQHPAQKLLPNPFMTEEPSVPAEPDLPSSNLTNTTDCGEEILLYGDTEKIVIGAVLSIIILMTIAGNGLVIISVCIVKKLRQPSNYLVVSLAAADLSVAFAVMPFVTITDLVGGEWLFGKVFCNVFIAMDVMCCTASIMTLCIISVDRYLGITRPLTYPVRQNGKLMAKMVFTVWLLSASITLPPLFGWAKNVTVERVCLISQDFGYTVYSTGVAFYIPMAVMLVMYSQIYKAAKVSAEKHRFMNFPKHYEEDGVYCLEASSRGHHSSKRTKAVEECATLSKLLRQDRKNISIFKREQKAARTLGIIVGAFTFCWLPFFLMSTARPFICGIRCSCMPLRLERTLLWLGYTNSLINPLIYAFFNRDLRTTFWNLLRCRYRNINRRLSAASMHEALKATERHECIL comes from the exons ATGTTGCTAAGGGTCAGCCCCAGGCGGTTTCTGGAGCACCATCTTCTCTTTGTGGAGAacgcagagcagcagcacccgGCTCAGAAATTGCTCCCGAATCCATTCATGACTGAGGAACCCTCCGTCCCAGCTGAGCCAGACCTGCCATCCTCCAACCTCACCAACACGACGGACTGTGGAGAGGAGATCCTGCTCTATGGGGACACTGAGAAGATTGTCATAGGAGCGGTGCTCTCCATCATCATCCTCATGACCATCGCTGGCAACGGTCTGGTCATCATCTCTGTGTGCATTGTCAAGAAGCTCCGGCAGCCCTCCAACTACCTGGTGGTGTCCCTCGCAGCTGCCGACCTGTCAGTGGCCTTCGCTGTCATGCCCTTCGTGACCATCACAGACCTGGTGGGGGGAGAGTGGCTCTTTGGGAAGGTGTTCTGCAATGTGTTTATCGCCATGGACGTTATGTGTTGCACAGCCTCCATCATGACCTTGTGCATCATCAGCGTTGACAG gtATCTGGGGATCACTCGGCCGCTGACATACCCTGTGAGACAAAATGGGAAGCTGATGGCCAAGATGGTCTTCACCGTTTGGCTCCTATCTGCCTCCAtcactcttcctcctctttttggCTGGGCCAAGAATGTCACCGTGGAAAGAGTCTGTCTCATCAGCCAGGACTTTGGGTACACAGTCTACTCCACGGGGGTTGCCTTCTACATCCCCATGGCAGTCATGCTCGTCATGTACAGCCAGATCTACAAAGCTGCCAAGGTCAGCGCCGAGAAGCACCGCTTCATGAACTTCCCCAAGCACTATGAAGAAGATGGTGTCTACTGCCTAGAGGCCTCCAGCCGGGGCCACCACAGCTCGAAGCGTACCAAAGCGGTGGAGGAATGCGCCACACTCTCCAAACTGCTCCGGCAAGACCGAAAGAATATTTCCATCTTCAAACGggagcagaaagcagccagGACCCTTGGCATTATCGTGGGGGCATTCACGTTTTGCTGGCTTCCCTTCTTCTTGATGTCAACGGCTCGGCCTTTCATCTGTGGCATCCGCTGCAGCTGCATGCCCCTGCGGCTGGAGAGGACTCTGCTCTGGCTGGGGTACACCAACTCCCTCATCAACCCCttgatttatgctttttttaacagagaCTTGAGGACTACTTTCTGGAACCTCCTGAGGTGCAGGTACAGGAACATCAACAGGAGGCTCTCCGCCGCCAGCATGCACGAAGCCCTGAAAGCCACAGAGAGGCATGAATGCATCCTGTAG